The Streptomyces sp. NBC_01689 genome includes a window with the following:
- the rhaS gene encoding rhamnose ABC transporter substrate-binding protein yields the protein MRKSTIRRTCVALAAVTSLALAATACGGTTKKDVNSGGGGGSNATAGKADPNAATKKGLTVGFLPKQVNNPYFTSSDKGGEKALTELGSTYKEVGPSSATDTSGQVSYVNTLTQQQVDAMAVSAQDPGALCTALKQAMSNKIKVVTYDSDTKPECRNAFVSQASAEDLGRTEVQLLAEQIGYKGEIAILSAAQTATNQNTWIDFMKDELKDPKYKDVKLVKVAYGNDDAQQSFQQTQGLLQEHPDLKGIISPTTVGIKAAAQYLSGSKYKGKVKLTGLGTPNDMRKYVKNGTVDGFELWDPAKLGELAARTAVALVSGQISGKEGETFKAGDMGSFTIGKDGVINLGKPTVFDAKNIDQFNF from the coding sequence ATGCGCAAGTCAACGATCCGCCGTACCTGCGTGGCGCTCGCCGCCGTCACCTCGCTCGCCCTGGCCGCCACGGCCTGCGGCGGCACCACCAAGAAGGACGTGAACAGCGGTGGCGGCGGCGGTTCGAACGCCACGGCCGGCAAGGCCGACCCGAACGCGGCGACCAAGAAGGGCCTGACGGTCGGGTTCCTGCCCAAGCAGGTGAACAACCCGTACTTCACCTCCTCCGACAAGGGCGGCGAGAAGGCGCTCACGGAGCTGGGCTCCACGTACAAGGAGGTCGGCCCGAGCAGCGCCACCGACACCTCCGGCCAGGTGAGCTACGTCAACACGCTCACCCAGCAGCAGGTCGACGCGATGGCCGTGTCCGCGCAGGACCCGGGGGCGCTGTGCACCGCTCTCAAGCAGGCCATGAGCAACAAGATCAAGGTCGTCACCTACGACTCCGACACCAAGCCCGAGTGCCGCAACGCCTTCGTCTCGCAGGCCAGCGCCGAGGACCTGGGCCGCACCGAGGTGCAGCTGCTCGCCGAACAGATCGGCTACAAGGGCGAGATCGCGATCCTGTCCGCCGCGCAGACCGCCACGAACCAGAACACCTGGATCGACTTCATGAAGGACGAGCTGAAGGACCCCAAGTACAAGGACGTCAAGCTGGTCAAGGTCGCCTACGGCAACGACGACGCCCAGCAGTCCTTCCAGCAGACCCAGGGTCTCCTGCAGGAGCACCCGGACCTCAAGGGGATCATCTCCCCGACCACGGTCGGCATCAAGGCGGCCGCCCAGTACCTGTCCGGCTCCAAGTACAAGGGCAAGGTCAAGCTGACCGGCCTCGGCACGCCCAACGACATGCGCAAGTACGTCAAGAACGGCACCGTCGACGGCTTCGAGCTGTGGGACCCGGCGAAGCTCGGCGAACTCGCCGCCCGTACCGCCGTCGCGCTGGTGTCGGGACAGATCAGCGGCAAGGAGGGCGAGACCTTCAAGGCCGGCGACATGGGGAGCTTCACCATCGGCAAGGACGGCGTGATCAACCTGGGCAAGCCGACCGTCTTCGACGCGAAGAACATCGACCAGTTCAACTTCTAG
- a CDS encoding ABC transporter permease gives MADSPLARAVRWDTVVGALLLVLLLFSFGFVDGFGNALNLSFLIGNTLPIALIALPMTLLVVAGEIDLSVASTAGLSGSVMGALWNEGMSIETIIPLCLLLGVVCGLVNGLLVTRLGLPSLAVTIGTLAAYRGIAQIVLGSDAVTDFPSQYQDFASGRIGNTFVPQALPPFLVLLAVAVVVLHATPFGRSAFAVGANEEAARFAGIRVRRQKLILFVATGFMASLTGVFWALHYASARYDNATGLELSVVAAVLLGGIDFDGGKGTLGGAIAGVFLLGALQNVMSLSNVSAQSQIVVTGVLLVVSVLGPRVARQISVARAGRRAASTPTS, from the coding sequence ATGGCTGACTCGCCCCTCGCGCGCGCCGTCCGCTGGGACACGGTCGTCGGCGCCCTCCTGCTGGTCCTGCTGCTGTTCTCCTTCGGCTTCGTCGACGGCTTCGGCAACGCCCTCAACCTGTCGTTCCTGATCGGCAACACCCTGCCCATCGCCCTGATCGCGCTGCCGATGACGCTGCTCGTGGTGGCCGGGGAGATCGACCTCTCGGTCGCCTCCACGGCCGGTCTGTCCGGCTCGGTGATGGGCGCCCTGTGGAACGAGGGCATGTCGATCGAGACGATCATCCCGCTGTGCCTGCTGCTCGGCGTGGTGTGCGGACTGGTCAACGGCCTGCTGGTGACCCGTCTCGGACTGCCCTCCCTCGCCGTCACCATCGGCACGCTCGCCGCCTACCGGGGCATCGCGCAGATCGTGCTCGGCTCGGACGCGGTGACCGACTTCCCCTCCCAGTACCAGGACTTCGCGTCCGGACGCATCGGGAACACCTTCGTCCCGCAGGCGCTCCCGCCCTTCCTGGTGCTCCTCGCCGTCGCGGTGGTCGTGCTGCACGCCACCCCCTTCGGACGCTCGGCCTTCGCCGTCGGCGCCAACGAGGAGGCCGCGCGGTTCGCCGGCATCCGGGTCCGGCGGCAGAAGCTGATCCTGTTCGTCGCCACCGGCTTCATGGCCTCGCTGACCGGCGTCTTCTGGGCGCTGCACTACGCCAGCGCCCGCTACGACAACGCCACCGGCCTCGAACTCTCCGTCGTCGCCGCCGTCCTGCTCGGCGGCATCGACTTCGACGGCGGCAAGGGCACCCTCGGCGGCGCGATCGCGGGCGTCTTCCTGCTCGGCGCGCTGCAGAACGTGATGAGCCTGTCCAACGTCTCCGCGCAGTCGCAGATCGTCGTCACCGGCGTTCTGCTGGTCGTCTCCGTGCTCGGCCCCCGGGTCGCGCGGCAGATCTCCGTAGCGAGGGCGGGCCGCAGAGCCGCCTCGACTCCGACCTCGTAA
- a CDS encoding ABC transporter permease yields MTVTAPNPAPAAEVPRSSGTRLVDRVFKMRELAILVVFLVMIVITQLGNSQFLSEQGIKDLLLNATILVLVATGQSLVVITRNVDLSVGSTLGITAFAAGTYLQGGGNPVLAVVLAVLLGVGCGLVNGLLVSLGQVPALVVTLGTLYIIRGVDSIWVGSRQITAADLPGGFVDFGSGGISAVPYLALIALAVLLVTAYYLKHFGSGRELYALGSNPEAARLAGIPVRRRILTAYVVCGGLAGLAGALYLARFGNVDSGTSTGYELTVVSAVVVGGVVFTGGSGSVYGAALGALLLTSVNSVLPALGVSSVWVLAINGVLLILAIAVDRIVALRVASALKKRNARHG; encoded by the coding sequence ATGACGGTGACCGCGCCCAACCCCGCCCCCGCCGCCGAGGTCCCCCGGTCGAGCGGAACCCGGCTGGTGGACCGCGTCTTCAAGATGCGCGAACTCGCCATCCTGGTCGTCTTCCTGGTGATGATCGTCATCACCCAGCTGGGCAACAGCCAGTTCCTGTCCGAACAGGGCATCAAGGACCTGCTGCTGAACGCGACCATCCTGGTGCTGGTCGCCACCGGCCAGTCGCTGGTCGTGATCACCCGCAACGTCGACCTGTCGGTCGGCTCCACGCTCGGCATCACCGCCTTCGCGGCCGGCACCTATCTGCAGGGCGGCGGGAACCCCGTCCTCGCCGTGGTCCTCGCGGTGCTGCTCGGCGTCGGCTGCGGACTCGTCAACGGACTGCTGGTCAGCCTCGGTCAGGTGCCCGCGCTCGTCGTCACCCTCGGCACGCTCTACATCATCCGCGGCGTCGACTCCATCTGGGTCGGCTCCCGGCAGATCACCGCGGCCGATCTCCCGGGCGGCTTCGTCGACTTCGGCTCCGGCGGCATCTCGGCGGTGCCCTACCTCGCCCTGATCGCCCTGGCCGTGCTGCTCGTCACCGCCTACTACCTCAAGCACTTCGGCAGCGGACGGGAGTTGTACGCGCTCGGCTCCAACCCCGAGGCCGCGCGCCTGGCCGGCATCCCGGTCCGGAGGCGCATCCTGACCGCGTACGTGGTCTGCGGAGGCCTCGCCGGTCTCGCCGGCGCCCTGTACCTCGCCCGGTTCGGCAACGTCGACTCCGGCACCAGCACCGGCTACGAACTCACCGTCGTCAGCGCCGTGGTGGTCGGCGGCGTCGTCTTCACCGGCGGTTCCGGCAGTGTCTACGGCGCCGCGCTCGGCGCGCTGCTGCTCACCTCCGTCAACAGCGTGCTGCCCGCGCTCGGCGTCAGTTCCGTCTGGGTGCTCGCCATCAACGGCGTCCTGCTCATCCTCGCCATCGCGGTCGACCGGATCGTCGCGCTGCGCGTGGCCTCCGCACTGAAGAAGAGGAACGCCCGCCATGGCTGA
- a CDS encoding sugar ABC transporter ATP-binding protein, with protein sequence MTHRYDTGPAPVLALEDISKSFGAVRALRDVSLELFPGEVHALAGENGAGKSTLIKTLAGVHRPDAGRVLLDGEPTVFHGPADARDAGIAVIYQEPTLFPDLSIAENIFMGRQPRRALGRIDHKATHAATAGLMKRLGVELDPERPARGLSIADQQIVEIAKALSFDARVLIMDEPTAALTGSEVARLFGVVRTLREHGSAVLFISHRLEEIFRICSRVTTLRDGALISSEPLEGMTEDDLVRRMVGRDLDELYPKQDVEAGEVALSVRRLTREGVFTDVSFDVRRGEIVGLAGLVGAGRTEVARAVFGVDRRDAGEVVVDGRALVGGAPSAAMSAGLALVPEDRRAQGLVMDMSIERNIGLTGLRKTVRAGLMDRGAERSRSLDWAVKLQVKYARIADTVATLSGGNQQKVVLAKWLATGPKVLIVDEPTRGIDVGTKAEVHRLLSELAADGVAVLMISSDLPEILGMADRVLVMHEGRITAEIPRSEATEESVMAAATGRAAA encoded by the coding sequence ATGACCCACCGGTACGACACGGGTCCGGCCCCCGTACTGGCGCTGGAGGACATCTCGAAGTCCTTCGGCGCGGTGCGCGCCCTGCGGGACGTGTCCCTGGAACTGTTCCCCGGCGAAGTGCACGCACTCGCCGGTGAGAACGGGGCGGGCAAGTCGACCCTCATCAAGACGCTCGCCGGAGTGCACCGACCGGACGCCGGCCGGGTGCTGCTGGACGGCGAGCCCACCGTCTTCCACGGTCCCGCCGATGCCCGCGACGCGGGGATCGCGGTGATCTACCAGGAGCCCACGCTCTTCCCCGATCTGTCGATCGCCGAGAACATCTTCATGGGCCGTCAGCCGCGGCGCGCGCTCGGCCGCATCGACCACAAGGCCACCCACGCCGCGACCGCCGGTCTGATGAAGCGCCTCGGCGTCGAACTCGACCCCGAGCGGCCGGCGCGCGGACTGTCCATCGCCGACCAGCAGATCGTGGAGATCGCCAAGGCGCTCTCCTTCGACGCCCGGGTCCTGATCATGGACGAGCCGACCGCGGCCCTGACCGGCAGCGAGGTCGCCCGTCTCTTCGGTGTCGTGCGCACCCTGCGCGAGCACGGGTCGGCGGTCCTGTTCATCTCGCACCGGCTGGAGGAGATCTTCCGGATCTGCTCGCGGGTCACGACCCTGCGCGACGGCGCGCTGATCTCCAGCGAGCCGCTGGAGGGCATGACGGAGGACGACCTGGTACGCCGGATGGTCGGCCGCGACCTCGACGAGCTCTACCCCAAGCAGGACGTCGAGGCGGGCGAGGTCGCCCTCAGCGTGCGCCGGCTGACCCGCGAGGGCGTCTTCACCGACGTCTCCTTCGACGTCCGGCGCGGTGAGATCGTCGGTCTCGCCGGGCTCGTCGGCGCGGGCCGTACCGAGGTGGCGCGGGCCGTCTTCGGCGTCGACCGCCGTGACGCCGGGGAGGTGGTGGTCGACGGCCGCGCGCTCGTGGGCGGCGCGCCCTCGGCGGCCATGTCCGCGGGCCTCGCCCTCGTCCCCGAGGACCGGCGCGCCCAGGGCCTGGTGATGGACATGTCCATCGAACGCAACATCGGTCTGACCGGGCTGCGGAAGACGGTCAGGGCGGGCCTGATGGACCGGGGCGCCGAGCGCAGCCGTTCCCTCGACTGGGCGGTGAAGCTCCAGGTCAAGTACGCCCGGATCGCCGACACCGTGGCCACGCTCTCCGGCGGCAACCAGCAGAAGGTCGTCCTGGCGAAGTGGCTGGCCACCGGCCCCAAGGTCCTGATCGTGGACGAGCCGACCCGTGGCATCGACGTCGGCACCAAGGCCGAAGTGCACCGGCTGCTCAGCGAGTTGGCCGCGGACGGTGTCGCCGTCCTGATGATCTCGTCCGACCTGCCCGAGATCCTCGGCATGGCCGACCGGGTGCTCGTGATGCACGAGGGCCGGATCACCGCCGAGATCCCGCGCTCCGAAGCCACCGAGGAATCCGTGATGGCCGCAGCGACCGGGAGGGCCGCCGCATGA
- the rhaI gene encoding L-rhamnose isomerase codes for MTELATVKAALKTQAVETPSWAYGNSGTRFKVFTQPGVPRTPREKLDDAAQVHAHTGAAPSVALHIPWDRVEDYAALAGYAEERGLRLGTINTNTFQDDDYRLGSVCHPDAAVRRKALDHLLECVDIMDATGSKDLKLWFADGTNYPGQDDLRERQDRLAESLAQVYERLGDDQRMLLEYKFFEPAFYATDVPDWGTAYAHCLKLGPKAQVVVDTGHHAPGTNIEFIVATLLRERKLGGFDFNSRFYADDDLMVGAADPFQLFRIMYEVIRGGGFTPDIAFMLDQCHNIEAKIPAIIRSVMNVQEATAKALLVDRDALATAQREGDVLAANAVIMDAYNTDVRPLLREVREELGLDGDPVAAYHRSGWAGKTAAERVGGQQAGWGA; via the coding sequence GTGACCGAGCTCGCCACGGTGAAGGCCGCACTCAAGACCCAGGCAGTAGAGACGCCGTCGTGGGCGTACGGGAACTCGGGAACCCGCTTCAAGGTGTTCACCCAGCCAGGGGTGCCGCGCACTCCGCGGGAGAAACTGGACGACGCCGCCCAGGTGCACGCCCACACCGGCGCCGCGCCGTCCGTCGCCCTGCACATCCCCTGGGACCGGGTCGAGGACTACGCGGCCCTGGCCGGATACGCCGAGGAGCGCGGTCTGCGGCTGGGCACGATCAACACCAACACCTTCCAGGACGACGACTACAGGCTGGGCAGCGTCTGCCACCCGGACGCGGCGGTGCGCCGCAAGGCCCTCGACCACCTGCTCGAATGCGTCGACATCATGGACGCGACGGGCTCGAAGGACCTGAAGCTCTGGTTCGCCGACGGCACGAACTACCCGGGCCAGGACGACCTCCGGGAGCGTCAGGACCGGCTGGCCGAGAGCCTGGCCCAGGTCTACGAGCGGCTCGGGGACGACCAGCGGATGCTCCTGGAGTACAAGTTCTTCGAGCCCGCCTTCTACGCGACGGACGTGCCGGACTGGGGCACCGCGTACGCCCACTGCCTCAAGCTCGGCCCCAAGGCACAGGTCGTCGTGGACACCGGGCACCACGCGCCCGGCACCAACATCGAGTTCATCGTCGCCACGCTGCTGCGGGAGCGGAAGCTCGGCGGCTTCGACTTCAACTCGCGCTTCTACGCGGACGACGACCTGATGGTGGGCGCCGCCGACCCCTTCCAGCTCTTCCGGATCATGTACGAGGTGATCCGCGGCGGGGGCTTCACCCCGGACATCGCGTTCATGCTGGACCAGTGCCACAACATCGAGGCGAAGATCCCGGCGATCATCCGCTCCGTGATGAACGTGCAGGAGGCGACCGCCAAGGCGCTGCTCGTCGACCGGGACGCGCTGGCCACCGCCCAGCGCGAGGGTGACGTGCTCGCCGCGAACGCCGTGATCATGGACGCGTACAACACCGACGTACGGCCGCTGCTGCGCGAGGTCCGCGAGGAGCTGGGTCTGGACGGCGACCCGGTGGCCGCGTACCACCGTTCCGGATGGGCGGGGAAGACCGCCGCCGAGCGGGTGGGCGGACAGCAGGCCGGCTGGGGGGCCTGA
- a CDS encoding bifunctional aldolase/short-chain dehydrogenase, whose amino-acid sequence MAPHPEAAALLARSHRLGADPRNTNYAGGNTSAKGTGTDPVTGGDVELMWVKGSGGDLGTLTGAGLAVLRLDRLRAMTEIYPGVEREDEMVAAFDYCLHGKGGAAPSIDTAMHGLVDAAHVDHLHPDSGIALACAADGEKLTADCFGDTVVWVPWRRPGFQLGLDIAAVKRANPRAIGCVLGGHGITAWGDTAEECERNSLHIIRTAETFLADRGRPEPFGPVLEGWTALPAAERRERAAALAPYVRALASQDRAQVGHFTDTDVVLDFLARAEHPRLAALGTSCPDHFLRTKVRPLVLDLPPATGPAEAIARLKELHGAYREEYAAYYHRHADADSPAMRGADPAIVLVPGVGMFSFGKDKQTARVAGEFYVNAINVMRGAEAVSTYAPIEESEKFRIEYWALEEAKLQRLPRPKPLATRVALVTGAGSGIGRAIAERLVAEGACVVVADLNTENAVAVATALGGPDKAVAVTVDVTSEEQIAEAFRAAVLAFGGVDLVVNNAGISISKPLLETTAKDWDLQHDIMARGSFLVSREAARVMIRQELGGDIVYIASKNSVFAGPNNIAYSATKADQAHQVRLLAAELGEHGIRVNGVNPDGVVRGSGIFAGGWGAQRAATYGIEEEKLGEFYAQRTILKREVLPEHVANAVFALTGGDLTHTTGLHVPVDAGVAAAFLR is encoded by the coding sequence ATGGCACCCCATCCCGAAGCCGCCGCACTGCTGGCCCGGTCGCACCGGCTCGGCGCCGACCCCCGCAACACCAACTACGCGGGCGGCAACACGTCCGCGAAGGGCACCGGAACCGATCCCGTGACCGGTGGCGACGTCGAGCTGATGTGGGTGAAGGGGTCGGGCGGCGACCTCGGCACGCTGACCGGGGCCGGGCTCGCCGTCCTGCGGCTGGACCGGCTGCGGGCCATGACGGAGATCTACCCCGGTGTGGAGCGCGAGGACGAGATGGTCGCCGCGTTCGACTACTGCCTGCACGGCAAGGGCGGCGCGGCCCCGTCCATCGACACCGCGATGCACGGCCTGGTGGACGCCGCCCACGTCGACCACCTGCACCCCGACTCCGGCATCGCGCTGGCCTGCGCGGCCGACGGCGAGAAGCTGACCGCCGACTGCTTCGGCGACACCGTGGTCTGGGTGCCCTGGCGCCGTCCGGGCTTCCAGCTCGGCCTCGACATCGCGGCCGTCAAGCGGGCCAACCCGCGGGCGATCGGCTGTGTGCTGGGCGGCCACGGCATCACCGCCTGGGGGGACACCGCCGAGGAGTGCGAGCGCAACTCGCTGCACATCATCAGGACCGCCGAGACGTTCCTCGCCGACCGCGGCAGGCCGGAACCCTTCGGACCGGTCCTCGAGGGCTGGACGGCCCTCCCGGCGGCCGAGCGCCGCGAACGCGCGGCGGCCCTCGCGCCGTACGTCCGGGCGCTGGCCTCCCAGGACCGCGCGCAGGTCGGGCACTTCACCGACACCGACGTCGTCCTCGACTTCCTCGCGCGCGCCGAGCACCCGCGGCTCGCCGCTCTCGGCACCTCCTGCCCCGACCACTTCCTGCGCACCAAGGTCAGGCCGCTCGTCCTCGACCTCCCGCCGGCCACCGGGCCGGCCGAGGCGATCGCCCGGCTGAAGGAATTGCACGGCGCGTACCGCGAGGAGTACGCGGCCTATTACCACCGCCACGCCGACGCCGACTCCCCCGCGATGCGCGGCGCGGACCCCGCGATCGTGCTCGTCCCCGGGGTCGGCATGTTCTCCTTCGGCAAGGACAAGCAGACCGCTCGCGTCGCCGGTGAGTTCTACGTCAACGCGATCAACGTGATGCGGGGAGCCGAGGCCGTCTCCACGTACGCGCCGATCGAGGAGTCGGAGAAGTTCCGCATCGAGTACTGGGCGCTGGAGGAGGCCAAGCTCCAGCGGCTGCCCCGGCCCAAGCCGCTCGCCACCCGGGTGGCGCTGGTGACGGGCGCGGGCAGCGGGATCGGCAGGGCGATCGCCGAGCGGCTGGTGGCCGAGGGCGCCTGCGTGGTCGTCGCCGACCTGAACACGGAGAACGCCGTCGCCGTCGCCACGGCGCTGGGCGGTCCCGACAAGGCCGTCGCCGTCACCGTCGACGTGACCTCCGAGGAGCAGATCGCCGAGGCCTTCCGGGCAGCGGTGCTCGCCTTCGGCGGGGTCGACCTGGTGGTCAACAACGCGGGCATCTCGATCTCCAAGCCGCTGCTGGAGACCACCGCGAAGGACTGGGACCTCCAGCACGACATCATGGCCCGCGGCTCCTTCCTGGTCTCCCGCGAGGCGGCCCGGGTGATGATCCGTCAGGAACTGGGCGGCGACATCGTCTACATCGCCTCCAAGAACTCGGTCTTCGCCGGCCCGAACAACATCGCCTACTCCGCGACCAAGGCCGACCAGGCCCACCAGGTCCGGCTGCTGGCGGCCGAGCTGGGCGAGCACGGCATCCGGGTCAACGGGGTCAACCCGGACGGGGTGGTGCGCGGTTCGGGCATCTTCGCGGGCGGCTGGGGCGCCCAGCGCGCGGCCACCTACGGGATCGAGGAGGAGAAGCTCGGCGAGTTCTACGCCCAGCGGACCATCCTCAAGCGGGAGGTGCTGCCCGAGCACGTCGCGAACGCGGTCTTCGCGCTGACCGGCGGGGACCTCACCCACACCACCGGTCTGCACGTCCCGGTCGACGCCGGTGTCGCGGCGGCGTTCCTGCGATGA
- a CDS encoding rhamnulokinase, whose product MSEHHRTFAAVDLGASSGRVMVGRVGPEALGLTEAHRFPNRPVRLPEGLRWDILSLYAGVLDGLRAAGPVDSVGIDSWAVDYGLLDADGALLGNPVHYRDDRTEGVAEQVWDTVPAAELYAATGLQYAPFNTLYQLMAARSTAQFAHAERLLLIPDLLVYWLTGEAGTELTNASTTQLIDPRTRTWAYGLAERLGIDLRLFAPLRRPGDPAGLLTPRVLEETGLTGPVPVTTVGSHDTASAVAAVPATGEHFAYICTGTWSLAGLELTAPVLTEASRTANFTNELGLDGTVRHLRNIMGLWLLQECLREWDHPDLGELLRAAAEIPSLRSVVDAGDAAFLAPGRMPARIADACRASGQPVPASPAEITRCILDSLALAHRRAVADAQELADHPVDVVHIVGGGTRNELLCQLTADACGLPVVAGPAEAAALGNVLVQARAAGLVGDRTSMRRLVARTQPLRRYEPRGGTAVWRAAQDRLVRP is encoded by the coding sequence ATGAGCGAGCACCACCGGACCTTCGCCGCGGTCGACCTCGGCGCGTCCAGCGGGCGCGTCATGGTCGGCCGCGTCGGTCCCGAGGCACTCGGCCTGACCGAGGCCCACCGCTTCCCCAACCGGCCGGTGCGGCTCCCCGAGGGGCTCCGCTGGGACATCCTGTCGCTGTACGCGGGGGTCCTCGACGGACTGCGCGCCGCCGGACCGGTCGACTCCGTCGGCATCGACAGCTGGGCCGTGGACTACGGGCTGCTGGACGCCGACGGGGCACTGCTCGGCAACCCCGTGCACTACCGCGACGACCGTACCGAGGGTGTCGCGGAGCAGGTGTGGGACACGGTGCCCGCCGCCGAGCTGTACGCGGCGACCGGGCTCCAGTACGCGCCGTTCAACACGCTCTACCAGCTCATGGCCGCCCGCTCGACGGCCCAGTTCGCCCACGCCGAACGGCTGTTGCTCATCCCCGACCTGCTGGTCTACTGGCTGACGGGTGAGGCGGGCACCGAGCTGACCAACGCCTCCACCACCCAGCTGATCGACCCGCGGACGCGCACCTGGGCGTATGGCCTCGCGGAGCGGCTCGGCATCGACCTGAGACTGTTCGCGCCGCTGCGCCGGCCGGGCGACCCGGCCGGCCTCCTGACGCCCCGGGTGCTGGAGGAGACCGGGCTGACCGGCCCGGTCCCGGTCACGACCGTCGGCTCGCACGACACCGCCTCCGCGGTCGCCGCCGTACCCGCCACCGGCGAACACTTCGCCTACATCTGCACCGGCACCTGGTCCCTGGCGGGCCTGGAACTCACCGCGCCGGTCCTCACGGAGGCGAGCCGTACGGCCAACTTCACCAACGAACTGGGCCTGGACGGCACGGTGCGCCATCTGCGCAACATCATGGGACTGTGGCTGCTCCAGGAGTGCCTGCGCGAGTGGGACCACCCCGATCTCGGCGAACTGCTGCGCGCCGCCGCCGAGATCCCCTCGCTGCGGTCCGTCGTGGACGCGGGCGACGCCGCCTTCCTCGCTCCCGGCCGGATGCCGGCCCGGATCGCCGACGCCTGCCGCGCGTCGGGGCAGCCGGTGCCCGCGTCGCCCGCCGAGATCACCCGCTGCATCCTCGACTCCCTCGCGCTCGCCCACCGCCGGGCGGTCGCCGACGCGCAGGAACTCGCCGACCACCCGGTCGACGTCGTGCACATCGTCGGCGGCGGCACCCGGAACGAACTGCTCTGCCAACTGACAGCCGACGCCTGTGGGTTGCCGGTGGTCGCGGGCCCGGCGGAGGCCGCGGCGCTCGGCAACGTCCTGGTCCAGGCGCGGGCCGCCGGACTGGTCGGCGACCGTACGTCGATGCGCCGGCTCGTCGCCCGGACCCAGCCCCTGCGGCGGTACGAGCCCCGGGGCGGCACGGCCGTCTGGCGCGCCGCGCAGGACCGGCTCGTCCGTCCGTGA
- a CDS encoding (Fe-S)-binding protein, producing MRVALFLTCVNDTLYPDTGRAVVKLLTRLGVEVDFPMAQTCCGQAHYNTGYRHQAEPLARHFSDVFGEYEAIVTPSGSCATMVRELYPRMGERARAEGRGDTLTATLAPVVPKTYELTEFLVDVLGVTDVGAYYPHTVTYHPTCHGLRGLGLGDRPRRLLQAVRGLELRELPGADECCGFGGTFAVKNPDVSAAMGADKVRNAESTGADVLCAADNSCLMHIGGTMTRLRTDLRPVHIAEILASTEGDPRA from the coding sequence ATGCGTGTCGCTCTGTTCCTGACCTGTGTCAACGACACGCTCTATCCGGACACCGGCCGCGCTGTGGTGAAACTCCTGACCAGGCTGGGCGTCGAGGTCGACTTCCCGATGGCCCAGACCTGCTGTGGCCAGGCGCACTACAACACCGGGTACCGGCATCAGGCAGAGCCCCTGGCCCGTCATTTCTCCGATGTCTTCGGCGAGTACGAGGCCATCGTGACGCCCTCCGGCTCCTGCGCCACGATGGTGCGGGAGCTCTATCCCCGGATGGGCGAGCGGGCCAGGGCCGAAGGCCGCGGGGACACCCTCACGGCCACCCTCGCCCCGGTCGTGCCGAAGACGTACGAACTGACCGAGTTCCTGGTGGACGTGCTGGGCGTGACGGACGTCGGCGCGTACTACCCGCACACCGTGACGTACCACCCCACCTGTCACGGACTGCGCGGTCTGGGGCTCGGGGACCGGCCGCGGCGGCTGCTCCAGGCCGTCAGGGGTCTCGAACTGCGTGAACTGCCCGGCGCCGACGAGTGCTGCGGCTTCGGCGGCACCTTCGCCGTCAAGAACCCCGACGTCTCCGCGGCGATGGGCGCCGACAAGGTGCGCAACGCCGAGTCGACCGGCGCGGACGTCCTGTGCGCCGCCGACAACTCCTGTCTGATGCACATCGGCGGCACGATGACCCGGCTGCGCACGGACCTGCGGCCGGTCCACATCGCGGAGATCCTCGCGAGCACGGAAGGAGACCCGCGCGCATGA